In Mastigocladopsis repens PCC 10914, a single window of DNA contains:
- the nadC gene encoding carboxylating nicotinate-nucleotide diphosphorylase: MSDFGVLPPWLVIDPLLRDWLLEDIGRGDRTTQALISKEVGQAKWVAKAPGVIAGLPVAARVFQLLNETVSFVPVVAEGSSCQRGEVVAEIYGSLDALLMGERVALNIVMRLSGISTLTRKYVEKLANLFAKLVDTRKTTPGLRLLEKYATTVGGAVNHRMGLDDAVMIKDNHIAAAGGIGKAISRIRQHIPYPLTIEVETESLHQVEEALQHSADIIMLDNMPVHVMRQAVDMIRQHDNRVKIEASGNITLETIRAVAETGVDYISTSAPITQASWLDVSMKLTG; the protein is encoded by the coding sequence GTGAGCGATTTTGGTGTTTTGCCGCCTTGGCTTGTCATAGATCCACTGTTGCGTGATTGGTTGTTGGAGGATATTGGTAGGGGCGATCGCACAACCCAAGCCTTGATAAGTAAAGAAGTAGGACAAGCCAAGTGGGTAGCGAAAGCGCCTGGAGTCATAGCTGGTTTACCAGTCGCAGCAAGGGTATTTCAGCTTTTGAATGAAACAGTGAGCTTTGTTCCTGTTGTGGCTGAGGGGAGTTCTTGTCAACGGGGAGAAGTGGTGGCTGAAATTTATGGTTCACTGGATGCACTACTGATGGGAGAACGGGTTGCTCTTAATATAGTTATGCGCCTAAGTGGTATCTCCACGCTAACCAGGAAATATGTAGAGAAACTTGCTAACTTATTTGCAAAATTGGTGGATACGCGTAAAACTACACCTGGGCTGAGACTCTTGGAAAAGTACGCAACTACTGTGGGAGGAGCGGTAAATCATCGGATGGGGCTGGATGATGCAGTTATGATTAAGGATAATCACATTGCAGCTGCTGGGGGAATTGGAAAGGCAATTTCCCGTATTCGCCAACATATTCCTTATCCCTTAACGATAGAAGTAGAAACGGAAAGTTTACACCAAGTGGAAGAAGCTTTGCAGCATAGCGCTGACATTATTATGTTAGACAATATGCCCGTTCATGTGATGCGTCAGGCAGTGGACATGATTCGCCAACATGATAATCGCGTTAAAATTGAAGCCTCTGGCAACATCACTTTAGAAACAATCCGTGCTGTTGCCGAAACAGGTGTAGACTATATTTCTACTAGTGCGCCGATTACTCAAGCCTCCTGGTTGGATGTAAGTATGAAGCTCACTGGGTAG
- a CDS encoding NUDIX domain-containing protein, with the protein MSFIIGVFAVIFDSAKRVLLCHRTDMDLWNLPSGAMEEGETPWVAVVREVEEEVGLVIEVERLLGIYSRPDQNEVAFGFLCGVVGGSLRCSDEADSIEYFEIDQIPRNTNHEQVEALQDAAKQELQATLRLQTEPSPREVYFGKLC; encoded by the coding sequence ATCTCTTTCATTATTGGCGTTTTTGCCGTCATCTTTGACTCTGCAAAGAGAGTGTTGCTTTGCCATAGAACTGATATGGATCTGTGGAACTTACCCAGTGGAGCAATGGAAGAAGGCGAAACACCCTGGGTCGCTGTAGTTAGAGAAGTTGAGGAAGAAGTTGGTCTTGTGATAGAAGTCGAGCGGTTACTTGGTATATACTCGCGACCAGATCAGAATGAAGTGGCGTTTGGGTTTCTCTGTGGTGTTGTGGGAGGAAGTTTAAGGTGTAGTGATGAGGCTGACAGTATTGAGTACTTTGAAATTGACCAAATTCCTCGCAACACCAACCATGAGCAAGTAGAAGCCTTGCAGGATGCTGCAAAACAGGAGTTGCAAGCTACCTTAAGATTGCAAACAGAACCTTCTCCACGGGAAGTATACTTTGGCAAGCTGTGTTAG
- the argS gene encoding arginine--tRNA ligase: MKATQEQLRVKLQEALGAAFGRDYAEADPILVSASNPKFGDYQANVALSLAKQLGQQPRAIAQQIVAKLDVSDICKPPEIAGPGFINLKLKTEYLEAQLKAIQTNTRLGVTPTKNPQRVIVDYPSPNIAKEMHVGHLRSAVIGDCLSRIVEFVGHEVQRISHVGDWGTPFGMLIAYLEEAYPEALTTTESLNLGDLSSFYRKAKKRFDADENFQQAARQAVVNLQAGDEKTLLAWKIVCQLSSRAYQAIYDLMGISSDIIERGESFYNVLLPEVVEELDKKGLLVENQGAKCVFLEGFTNREGEPLPLIVQKSDGGYNYAATDLAAIRYRVQVDKVQRVIYPVGGEQTNHFAQIFQVGKKAGWITDDLEFVHAPFGLILGENGQKLKTRSGEAVRLQDLLDGAIAHARADIENRIKVEEREETEEFVSNVAQIIGISAVKYADLSQNRTSNYIFSYEKMLALKGNTAPYMLYAYVRTQGISREGKIDFEKLGADASIILREETELTLAKHLLQLDEVISEVEKDLLPNRLCEYLYQLSDKFNKFYENCPVLKAEEPVRTSRLVLCDLTARTLKLGLSLLGIRVLERM, encoded by the coding sequence ATGAAAGCTACACAAGAACAACTAAGAGTTAAATTACAGGAGGCGTTGGGAGCGGCTTTTGGTCGAGACTACGCCGAAGCTGATCCAATTTTGGTGAGTGCGAGCAATCCTAAATTTGGTGATTATCAAGCAAATGTTGCTTTATCTCTAGCAAAGCAGTTGGGACAGCAACCAAGGGCGATCGCACAACAAATTGTTGCTAAACTTGATGTATCCGATATTTGCAAGCCACCAGAAATTGCAGGTCCTGGCTTTATCAATTTAAAGTTGAAAACAGAATACCTAGAAGCACAACTCAAGGCTATTCAGACAAACACAAGATTAGGAGTCACACCAACTAAAAATCCCCAGCGGGTGATTGTAGATTACCCCAGCCCCAATATTGCCAAAGAAATGCACGTAGGACATTTGCGTTCAGCAGTGATTGGAGATTGCCTTTCTCGAATTGTAGAATTTGTTGGTCATGAAGTCCAAAGAATTAGCCATGTAGGTGACTGGGGAACACCGTTTGGGATGCTAATTGCGTATTTAGAAGAAGCATACCCAGAAGCTTTGACCACCACTGAAAGTTTAAATTTAGGCGACTTGTCCTCATTTTACCGTAAGGCAAAAAAACGATTTGATGCAGATGAAAATTTCCAACAAGCAGCACGTCAGGCGGTAGTTAATCTACAAGCAGGGGATGAAAAGACTTTACTGGCATGGAAAATAGTGTGTCAACTTTCCAGTAGAGCATATCAAGCCATTTATGACTTAATGGGAATTTCTTCTGATATCATTGAGCGAGGTGAATCATTTTATAACGTTTTGTTACCCGAAGTCGTAGAGGAATTAGATAAAAAAGGTCTGCTAGTGGAGAATCAAGGGGCAAAGTGCGTCTTTCTCGAAGGATTCACTAACAGAGAAGGTGAGCCTCTACCATTGATTGTGCAAAAATCAGATGGAGGCTACAATTACGCTGCTACAGATTTAGCAGCAATCCGCTACCGGGTGCAGGTAGATAAGGTGCAACGAGTGATTTACCCAGTAGGTGGAGAACAAACAAATCACTTTGCCCAAATTTTCCAGGTAGGAAAAAAAGCTGGTTGGATTACAGACGATTTAGAGTTTGTTCACGCTCCCTTTGGTTTAATACTAGGTGAAAATGGTCAAAAGCTGAAAACACGTTCTGGAGAAGCAGTAAGATTACAGGATTTGTTGGATGGTGCGATCGCTCACGCTCGTGCAGACATAGAAAACAGAATAAAAGTAGAAGAACGCGAAGAAACTGAAGAGTTTGTCAGCAATGTTGCCCAAATCATCGGCATCAGTGCAGTTAAATACGCTGACTTAAGCCAAAACCGCACCAGCAACTACATCTTTAGCTACGAAAAGATGCTAGCACTCAAAGGTAATACAGCACCTTATATGCTCTATGCTTATGTAAGGACTCAAGGCATTAGTCGTGAAGGTAAGATTGACTTTGAAAAGCTGGGAGCAGATGCTTCAATTATCCTGCGGGAAGAAACAGAATTAACCCTGGCAAAGCACTTGTTACAACTGGATGAAGTTATCAGTGAAGTGGAGAAAGATTTACTGCCAAATCGCTTATGCGAGTATTTATATCAATTGAGCGATAAGTTTAATAAGTTTTACGAAAATTGCCCTGTTCTCAAAGCCGAGGAACCTGTGCGAACATCGCGGCTGGTGCTATGCGATTTAACAGCTAGAACCCTAAAGCTAGGACTCTCTTTGTTGGGAATCAGGGTTTTAGAGAGGATGTAA